In one Streptomyces sp. NBC_00597 genomic region, the following are encoded:
- a CDS encoding BTAD domain-containing putative transcriptional regulator, with product MEFGVLGPLEARMNGMSIVPTAGKPRQILSLLAIRAGRVVQVETLMAELWGNAIPRSAATTLQTYILQLRRKLTQAGVQQQNGRSAKDVLATCYGGYRLAPEEFSLDLLKFQQLVRVGGRTLADNDPRTASEQLGRALELWRGPALTDVPVGEVLSTEVIGMQEERDWALEMRLEADLSLGRHAEIIGELRMLVSQQPLHETLSAQLMTALYRAGHPWRALDAFQALRHALIKELGVEPSPRLQRLHQAILANDSGLQIPSSTLHALSA from the coding sequence ATGGAATTCGGAGTTCTCGGACCACTCGAAGCCCGCATGAACGGCATGTCCATAGTGCCGACCGCCGGAAAGCCCCGGCAGATCCTCTCGCTGCTCGCCATCCGCGCGGGTCGCGTCGTACAAGTGGAAACGCTGATGGCCGAGTTGTGGGGAAACGCCATTCCCCGCAGCGCTGCCACGACCCTTCAGACCTACATTCTCCAACTCCGCCGGAAACTGACCCAGGCCGGTGTGCAGCAGCAAAACGGCCGGAGCGCCAAGGACGTTCTGGCGACCTGTTACGGCGGCTACCGGCTCGCCCCCGAGGAGTTCTCCCTCGACCTGCTGAAGTTCCAGCAGCTGGTGCGAGTCGGCGGCCGGACGCTGGCCGACAACGACCCCCGGACGGCGTCCGAGCAGCTCGGCCGCGCCCTGGAGCTGTGGCGCGGCCCGGCCCTCACCGACGTCCCTGTCGGGGAGGTCCTGAGCACCGAGGTCATCGGCATGCAGGAGGAACGCGACTGGGCGCTGGAGATGCGCCTGGAAGCCGACCTCAGCCTCGGCCGGCACGCGGAGATCATCGGCGAGCTGCGGATGCTCGTGAGCCAGCAGCCGCTGCACGAGACCCTGTCCGCGCAGCTGATGACCGCCCTGTACCGGGCCGGGCATCCCTGGCGTGCGCTCGACGCCTTCCAGGCCCTGCGCCACGCGCTCATCAAGGAGCTGGGGGTCGAGCCGTCACCGCGGCTGCAACGGCTGCACCAGGCCATCCTGGCCAACGACAGCGGCCTGCAGATCCCTTCCTCCACCCTGCATGCGCTCTCCGCCTAG
- a CDS encoding aldo/keto reductase, with amino-acid sequence MTNVPTRYLGELAVSAQGLGCMGMSHGYGATDDAESIATLHRALDLGVTFLDTSDFYGSGHNEELIGRAVAGRRDEVVLATKFGFANRLGDPTLVRGDAAYVRQACEASLRRLGVDHIDLYYQHRVDPQVPIEETVGAMAELVRAGKVRHLGLSEAGAQTIRRAHAVHPIAALQSEWSLWSRDLEAEIVPVCRELGVGVVPYAPLGRGFLTGRYGSVEGLAQTDVRRGHPRFADGNRERNLAIVAKLDELAAAKGVKAGQLALAWVQHRGDHVVPIPGTRRQSYLEENLAALAVELTPEDLAAIEAAAPPEQIAGTRYDATGLTFVNG; translated from the coding sequence ATGACCAACGTCCCCACCCGGTACTTAGGCGAACTCGCGGTCTCCGCGCAGGGCCTGGGGTGCATGGGCATGAGCCACGGCTACGGAGCCACGGACGACGCCGAGTCGATCGCGACCCTGCACCGCGCCCTCGACCTCGGGGTGACCTTCCTGGACACCTCCGACTTCTACGGCAGCGGCCACAACGAGGAACTGATCGGGCGGGCCGTCGCCGGGCGCCGCGACGAGGTCGTGCTGGCCACGAAGTTCGGCTTCGCCAACCGCCTCGGCGACCCCACCCTGGTCCGCGGAGACGCCGCCTACGTGCGGCAGGCGTGCGAGGCGTCGCTGCGCCGGCTCGGCGTCGACCACATCGACCTCTACTACCAGCACCGGGTCGATCCGCAGGTGCCGATCGAGGAGACCGTCGGCGCGATGGCCGAGCTGGTGCGGGCCGGCAAGGTGCGCCACCTCGGCCTTTCGGAGGCCGGCGCGCAGACGATCCGGCGCGCGCACGCGGTGCACCCCATCGCCGCGCTGCAGAGCGAGTGGTCGCTGTGGTCCCGCGACCTGGAGGCGGAGATCGTCCCGGTGTGCCGCGAGCTCGGGGTGGGCGTGGTCCCGTACGCGCCGCTCGGGCGGGGTTTCCTGACCGGCCGGTACGGCTCGGTCGAGGGGCTGGCGCAGACCGACGTACGGCGGGGCCACCCGCGCTTCGCCGACGGCAACCGCGAGCGGAACCTGGCGATCGTCGCGAAGCTGGACGAACTGGCCGCGGCGAAGGGCGTCAAGGCCGGTCAGCTCGCCCTGGCCTGGGTGCAGCACCGGGGCGACCACGTGGTGCCGATCCCCGGCACCCGGCGGCAGAGCTACCTGGAGGAGAACCTCGCGGCCCTGGCCGTCGAACTGACCCCCGAGGACCTCGCCGCGATCGAGGCGGCCGCCCCGCCGGAGCAGATCGCCGGCACCCGCTACGACGCGACCGGGCTCACCTTCGTCAACGGCTGA
- a CDS encoding acyl-CoA dehydrogenase family protein, whose protein sequence is MLTGTGLVERAAELAEWGRRRARDAEEQRRLTPDVVARMLEAGFARHFVPAAQGGVEGTFAEFSEAVAVVAEGCAATAWCASVASSLARVAAHLPLDGRAEVWAGGPDVFVVGSLSPIGKATPVPGGWRVSGSWAYISGVDYSDWAVVCAVLPGEGGARLFALPRTEYAIKDTWTGSGMRATGSNTLIADDVFVPASRSVDRQSLFDGRPADSSADCHTVPIQAVNGLSCAPAALGAARGALALWTGDTAQRLARGAGRPGVPGPARSTYEAVLTRSAGEVDAAMLLLERAAAAADRGARITEEETARNVRDYALATEHLVNAVNRMFATAGTSGHTTESPLQRAWRDVNSIATHIALTFDPAATLFASRSFTP, encoded by the coding sequence ATGCTTACGGGGACCGGGCTCGTTGAGCGGGCGGCGGAGTTGGCCGAGTGGGGACGGCGGCGGGCGCGTGATGCCGAGGAGCAGCGACGGCTGACTCCCGATGTGGTGGCGCGGATGCTGGAGGCGGGGTTCGCACGGCACTTCGTGCCGGCCGCGCAGGGCGGCGTGGAGGGTACGTTCGCGGAGTTCAGCGAGGCCGTCGCCGTCGTGGCCGAGGGCTGCGCGGCCACCGCGTGGTGTGCGTCGGTCGCGTCGAGCCTGGCCCGGGTGGCCGCCCACCTGCCGTTGGACGGGCGTGCGGAGGTGTGGGCCGGGGGTCCCGACGTGTTCGTCGTGGGCTCGCTGTCCCCCATCGGCAAGGCCACGCCGGTGCCGGGCGGCTGGCGCGTGTCCGGTTCCTGGGCGTACATCAGCGGCGTCGACTACTCCGACTGGGCCGTGGTGTGCGCGGTCCTGCCCGGTGAGGGCGGTGCGCGGCTGTTCGCGCTGCCGCGTACCGAGTACGCGATCAAGGACACCTGGACCGGTTCCGGCATGCGGGCCACCGGCAGCAACACGCTGATCGCCGATGACGTGTTCGTTCCCGCGTCGCGCAGCGTCGACCGGCAGTCCCTCTTCGACGGCCGGCCGGCGGACTCCTCGGCTGACTGTCACACCGTGCCGATCCAGGCCGTCAACGGGCTGTCGTGCGCGCCCGCCGCCCTCGGTGCCGCGCGCGGCGCGCTCGCGCTGTGGACGGGCGACACGGCGCAGCGGTTGGCGCGAGGCGCCGGACGGCCCGGGGTTCCCGGTCCCGCCCGCAGCACCTACGAGGCGGTGCTGACCCGTAGCGCCGGTGAGGTCGACGCCGCGATGCTGCTGCTGGAGCGGGCCGCGGCCGCCGCGGACCGGGGCGCGCGGATCACGGAGGAGGAGACGGCCCGCAACGTACGCGACTACGCGCTGGCGACCGAGCACCTCGTGAACGCCGTCAACCGGATGTTCGCCACCGCCGGGACCTCCGGGCACACCACCGAGAGCCCGTTGCAGCGCGCCTGGCGTGACGTCAACTCCATCGCCACGCACATCGCCTTGACGTTCGACCCGGCCGCGACGCTCTTCGCGTCCCGGTCGTTCACCCCCTGA
- a CDS encoding DUF4231 domain-containing protein has protein sequence MTTPSTILTIDQSIIAKEAEVVERRLIRRFTLLWMLAVNPLLIGALIAANVLVDWPSGPENHDRSLLNFLGGSATIVSILGSAYWWTHFRRTISAVEVELRQLEAEKRHLQSREVDTAALPGVFPEYYESISTLRDDYRRSAEKYRSRHNLFQLTVIVGSILTSVATTASAEQGVWSWVAVAISALVSISAGIIAYFKFRERSLNLQQTADSVDLELQAYALRIRRYRDLSGAQASTLFAEEIERIREEQRKKELQLEQPPEGAQQQQRPQLT, from the coding sequence GTGACCACACCATCCACCATCCTGACCATCGACCAGTCGATCATTGCGAAGGAAGCCGAGGTCGTAGAGCGTCGGCTGATCCGACGCTTCACACTGCTGTGGATGCTCGCAGTCAACCCATTGCTCATCGGCGCCTTGATCGCTGCGAACGTCCTCGTCGACTGGCCCAGCGGCCCGGAGAACCACGATCGATCGCTGCTCAATTTTCTCGGCGGCAGCGCGACGATCGTCTCCATCCTGGGGTCCGCCTATTGGTGGACCCACTTCCGAAGGACCATCTCCGCCGTAGAAGTCGAGCTCCGTCAACTGGAAGCCGAGAAGCGCCATCTCCAGTCGCGCGAGGTGGATACCGCAGCACTTCCAGGGGTCTTCCCCGAGTACTACGAGTCGATCTCGACCCTCAGGGACGACTACCGGCGGAGCGCAGAAAAATACCGGAGCAGGCACAACCTGTTTCAACTCACCGTAATCGTCGGCTCCATCCTGACCTCGGTTGCCACTACGGCCTCGGCCGAGCAGGGCGTATGGAGCTGGGTTGCTGTCGCCATCAGCGCACTGGTGAGCATCTCCGCCGGGATCATCGCCTACTTCAAGTTTCGCGAGCGCAGTCTCAACCTTCAGCAGACTGCCGACTCGGTCGATCTGGAACTCCAGGCCTACGCCCTGAGAATCAGGCGGTACAGGGATCTTTCTGGCGCCCAAGCCTCCACCCTCTTCGCGGAGGAGATCGAGCGGATCCGCGAGGAGCAGCGGAAGAAGGAGCTGCAACTGGAGCAGCCCCCCGAAGGGGCGCAGCAGCAGCAGCGCCCCCAACTCACCTGA
- a CDS encoding dsDNA nuclease domain-containing protein, whose protein sequence is MASVLEAFVGGQRDISDLAKMLITEPVEDSGSDTASRYNFQYQCAARHCFAMLNDSQLSAIICEWHVDYILAYHDGTYELVSVKHREPNLGPWSFSDLWNRGGLATLYDRWKINPESSCRLVTNGALKSTQGDALSFATDLTSNSIDSWVRDVANRLTCNELQAKSFLLKLRIEHGIPDRVTLRSHEIITTVEKSLRKAQIGATPSAAWDSLVALVAIKSRDLDNRHFSSIDLASPEALNSDTLISSKVSRRTIRRVDVVEALSPAGINSATQSRSVSNTWSREPASNFVGRREVLDQITAAIDGHPAENPAIALIGMSGVGKSELLAQYAWRHENEYEFIWWVRADSWGSMSSDLTPLCEKLGLSTPESSDGIQQMKEYFRTHRGLILIDGAPADHKIANFIPRVSAARFIISSLDQRWVSHVPTIQVLPLPEDESQLLLSGVLTTTPQDDLAKLSNALHGLPLALKQAAGYISASGISPSVYSEMVRSRTRELLDRSAPPEHMGLTATLSITIDRLREQHPSSLEMLGSLSYVAPTAFPSELFGFEISRDDPQDAIEIVRNGRGIESIASAELSNISASATLFLEKMKDPLHLFDSIADLQKFSLLDAQQTGISCHALTQAVVRGSLTESEQKASVEAATKLVHKVARYSPVDSRNWPHYRQMLPHFEALIEHTKDQGQLISATLMFHVAISMNLGAQGSSEGSLFHAQQAVDTFLRMDSLDANIGATVQTTMIDALAGADRWNEALRLADEALAVPSQLDSESIAALRTHKALVLRLMGRLGDAVAEYDAVHAQFDSIGPQDNLASARAAVMANMATLRREMGDAKGAAAEFEKLISDYPEDSSRNGLATLYSNLGLSYLEATRFEEALTAAQRALEISFEIMGGLHRDAARDWNNAGLALLELRRPDKAAEAFEASLHIHERLNTRQSSAALIVQVNLGRAQMAQGEMVSACATLEAALKRQEKIVGSDHREVAATLTNLTVAYTSRRQFGNAVAAANRAIKIDVMVYGDSHPELLADYHNMASALLLGENYRAARKWFMKAYKISTDNFGQDSLRAGTCLYKIAICDYSSGSIREGVNAMREAISILEVQLPADHFELKSCRGVLSRMLQGKAPGDVTFYG, encoded by the coding sequence GTGGCAAGTGTACTGGAGGCTTTCGTGGGTGGGCAGCGGGATATTTCCGACCTGGCGAAAATGCTCATAACCGAGCCGGTAGAAGACTCGGGTAGCGACACGGCTTCACGCTACAACTTCCAATATCAATGCGCCGCACGACATTGCTTCGCCATGCTCAATGATAGCCAGCTTTCAGCAATCATCTGCGAGTGGCATGTTGATTACATCCTCGCTTATCACGATGGAACCTACGAGCTGGTTTCTGTGAAGCATCGCGAACCGAACCTGGGGCCATGGTCTTTCTCCGACCTCTGGAACCGAGGCGGCCTAGCGACATTATACGACCGCTGGAAAATCAACCCGGAATCCTCCTGCCGACTGGTCACCAATGGCGCCCTTAAATCCACACAGGGCGATGCACTATCGTTCGCCACCGATCTAACTAGCAATTCAATAGATAGCTGGGTTCGCGACGTTGCGAATAGGCTGACCTGTAACGAGCTGCAAGCCAAGTCATTCTTGCTGAAGCTGCGCATCGAGCATGGTATTCCCGATCGCGTCACCCTAAGGTCTCACGAGATCATCACGACAGTAGAAAAGTCACTCAGAAAAGCCCAAATCGGCGCTACACCCTCGGCCGCCTGGGACTCCCTTGTGGCTCTCGTCGCGATCAAATCTAGAGATCTCGACAATCGCCATTTCTCGTCAATTGATCTCGCAAGCCCCGAGGCTCTTAATTCGGATACTCTAATCTCATCCAAGGTGTCGAGGCGAACCATTCGACGCGTTGACGTAGTGGAGGCACTATCCCCTGCGGGGATCAATAGTGCAACCCAGAGCAGATCCGTATCAAATACTTGGTCGCGGGAGCCAGCATCGAACTTCGTAGGACGGCGTGAAGTACTCGATCAGATCACCGCAGCGATTGACGGCCACCCCGCCGAAAATCCGGCGATCGCCTTGATCGGAATGAGCGGGGTAGGAAAGAGCGAACTACTCGCACAATACGCATGGCGTCACGAGAATGAGTACGAATTCATCTGGTGGGTGCGCGCCGATTCATGGGGGTCGATGAGCTCGGACCTGACTCCACTCTGCGAGAAACTGGGCCTATCTACACCTGAGTCCAGCGACGGCATCCAGCAGATGAAAGAATACTTCCGGACGCATCGAGGCTTGATTCTGATCGACGGCGCCCCGGCAGATCACAAGATTGCAAATTTCATCCCCCGGGTATCGGCAGCACGATTCATCATTTCTAGCCTTGATCAGAGATGGGTGTCGCACGTACCGACCATCCAGGTACTTCCGCTACCCGAGGACGAATCTCAATTGCTCCTGTCTGGTGTGCTGACTACCACTCCTCAGGATGATCTGGCGAAGCTGAGCAACGCTTTGCACGGATTGCCGCTCGCCTTGAAACAGGCCGCTGGCTACATTAGCGCTTCCGGAATCTCTCCAAGCGTGTACAGCGAGATGGTGCGCAGTCGAACACGAGAACTTCTGGACCGATCTGCACCACCAGAGCATATGGGTCTAACGGCCACCCTCTCTATTACCATCGACAGGCTACGAGAACAGCATCCTTCCTCACTGGAAATGCTTGGCAGCCTTTCCTATGTAGCACCGACCGCGTTTCCCTCCGAACTCTTCGGGTTCGAAATTTCGCGGGATGATCCACAGGATGCCATTGAAATAGTCCGTAATGGAAGAGGAATCGAAAGTATCGCATCGGCCGAGTTGAGCAATATCTCAGCGAGCGCCACCCTCTTTCTGGAGAAAATGAAGGACCCGCTGCACCTTTTTGATTCGATTGCAGATCTCCAGAAATTTTCACTGCTTGATGCACAGCAGACGGGCATCAGCTGTCACGCACTAACGCAGGCAGTCGTTCGGGGTTCTCTCACCGAGTCGGAGCAGAAAGCGTCGGTCGAAGCCGCTACAAAACTGGTCCACAAGGTTGCACGCTATAGCCCTGTAGATTCAAGAAACTGGCCTCACTACCGGCAAATGCTGCCGCACTTCGAGGCTCTCATAGAGCACACTAAGGATCAGGGTCAGCTCATCTCAGCCACCCTTATGTTCCATGTCGCTATTTCTATGAACCTTGGAGCGCAGGGCTCATCTGAGGGCAGTCTTTTCCACGCACAGCAGGCCGTCGATACGTTCCTCCGCATGGACTCACTCGACGCAAATATTGGTGCCACTGTGCAGACCACTATGATCGACGCGCTTGCCGGGGCCGACCGATGGAACGAGGCGCTTCGACTCGCGGATGAAGCTTTGGCTGTACCATCCCAGCTCGATTCAGAGTCAATCGCAGCACTCCGCACCCATAAGGCATTGGTCCTCCGCCTCATGGGGAGACTGGGAGATGCTGTGGCTGAATACGATGCGGTGCATGCACAGTTCGACTCGATCGGCCCCCAAGATAATCTAGCCTCGGCACGGGCAGCAGTCATGGCAAATATGGCCACTCTGCGCAGGGAAATGGGTGACGCCAAAGGGGCGGCCGCCGAATTCGAGAAATTGATTTCTGACTATCCAGAGGATTCGAGCCGTAATGGCCTAGCTACTCTCTACAGTAATTTGGGGCTTTCATATTTGGAGGCTACTCGATTCGAAGAGGCTTTGACGGCAGCTCAGCGAGCTCTAGAGATTTCCTTCGAGATCATGGGGGGACTGCACAGGGACGCCGCGCGCGATTGGAACAATGCCGGGCTCGCTCTCCTGGAGCTTCGCAGGCCAGACAAAGCAGCTGAGGCGTTCGAGGCATCCCTACACATTCATGAGCGCTTGAATACGCGACAGTCGAGCGCTGCCCTGATTGTGCAGGTAAACCTCGGTCGGGCACAGATGGCGCAGGGGGAAATGGTGTCGGCTTGCGCCACCCTGGAAGCCGCACTTAAGCGCCAAGAAAAGATCGTCGGGTCCGATCATCGAGAGGTGGCCGCCACACTCACAAATTTGACAGTCGCGTACACCTCGCGTCGCCAATTCGGAAACGCTGTAGCTGCCGCCAATCGCGCCATCAAAATCGACGTGATGGTTTACGGGGATAGTCACCCCGAATTGCTCGCCGACTATCACAATATGGCTAGCGCTCTACTGCTTGGCGAAAACTATCGAGCAGCGCGCAAGTGGTTCATGAAGGCATATAAGATCTCTACCGATAACTTCGGCCAAGATAGTCTCCGGGCTGGAACTTGCCTTTACAAGATCGCCATTTGCGACTATTCCAGCGGCAGCATCCGTGAGGGCGTGAACGCCATGCGGGAGGCTATCTCAATCTTGGAGGTCCAGCTCCCTGCAGACCACTTCGAACTCAAGTCATGTAGGGGAGTTCTCTCTAGGATGCTGCAAGGCAAAGCACCTGGAGACGTGACCTTCTACGGCTAG
- a CDS encoding deaminase, which yields MTHAEDVTWMERAIELSRKCPPAEGAFSVGAIIVGADGEELAHGYSRETDAHVHAEESALAKLPVDDPRLADATLYSTLEPCSERKSRPLTCTQLILRSPIRRVVIAWREPSLLVADCVGVETLRSEAIEVVELAGLANRARAVNAHLLS from the coding sequence ATGACGCACGCCGAAGATGTGACCTGGATGGAGCGGGCCATCGAGCTCTCCCGCAAGTGCCCGCCGGCCGAAGGTGCCTTCTCGGTCGGCGCCATCATCGTGGGCGCCGACGGCGAGGAACTGGCCCATGGCTACTCCCGCGAGACGGACGCCCACGTCCACGCGGAGGAGTCAGCCCTGGCCAAGTTGCCCGTGGACGACCCCCGCCTGGCCGACGCCACGCTCTACAGCACCTTGGAACCCTGCTCGGAGCGCAAGTCCCGCCCCCTCACCTGCACACAGCTGATCCTCCGCTCCCCGATCCGCCGCGTGGTCATCGCCTGGCGCGAGCCGAGCCTCCTGGTGGCCGACTGCGTAGGCGTCGAGACCCTCCGCAGCGAGGCAATCGAGGTCGTAGAGCTAGCCGGTCTTGCAAACCGGGCACGCGCCGTCAATGCGCATCTACTGTCGTAG
- a CDS encoding RibD family protein, whose amino-acid sequence MPRPYVLLSVATSVDGYIDDTSTERLLLSNSEDFDRVDQVRAESDAILIGAGTMRSDNPRLLVNSEERRAERVASGKPAYPLKVTISASGDLEADLKFWHHGGEKLAYTTDAGEEKLRERLAGLADVVSTGPTIDFGALLDDLGARGIERLMVEGGGQIHTAFLSQGLADEIHLAIAPLVVGDPDAPRFLRPAAYPGGSSHRMHLAEARTIGDVVLLRYLPKQEGSA is encoded by the coding sequence ATGCCCCGCCCTTACGTCCTCTTGAGCGTGGCCACATCCGTGGACGGCTACATCGACGACACCAGCACCGAACGCCTCCTTCTGAGCAACAGCGAAGACTTCGACCGGGTCGACCAGGTGCGTGCCGAGTCTGACGCCATCTTGATCGGCGCCGGCACGATGCGCTCCGACAACCCCCGGTTGCTGGTGAACAGCGAGGAGCGGCGAGCGGAACGGGTCGCCTCCGGCAAGCCCGCGTACCCCCTGAAGGTCACCATCTCCGCGAGCGGAGACCTGGAGGCCGACCTGAAGTTCTGGCACCACGGCGGCGAGAAGCTCGCCTACACCACGGATGCAGGCGAGGAAAAGCTCCGCGAGCGCCTCGCCGGCCTGGCGGACGTGGTCTCTACCGGCCCGACCATCGACTTCGGCGCCCTTCTGGACGACCTCGGAGCCCGCGGTATAGAGCGGCTGATGGTGGAGGGCGGCGGCCAGATCCACACCGCCTTCCTCTCGCAGGGCTTGGCTGACGAGATTCACCTCGCCATCGCCCCGCTAGTCGTCGGAGATCCGGACGCCCCCCGCTTCCTGCGCCCGGCCGCCTACCCCGGAGGCTCCAGCCACCGAATGCACCTCGCCGAGGCCCGCACCATCGGCGACGTGGTTCTCCTCCGCTACCTGCCCAAGCAGGAGGGCTCCGCATGA
- a CDS encoding helix-turn-helix domain-containing protein → MGQRPNDLTPHASPQHYLGAEMRAWRTQRGLSLGKLSRSILFNTSYMARVERGGQAASVDLVRAYDDALGASGSLVRLHVSILEGVSVEALPTGDVANPGPHVANGSVALAEEVEPEAPSEEGMSIPVRSDDGRIIFVSLSRRALIGALGAGAAIAAASDLSAAASPTPRSDLIASGADPIELLKATRRVLIDNDNLFGPHRVIPTVQQQIAAIKALRADRRGTDRRQLLQLQTQYSELCGWLYQDLGDFRAAQHWMREALEASHMAGDGELTTYILARRSQLAGDMNDPIEAVDVAEAAEDRAAPRSRLAAVAATYGAHGHALRKDPLMAQRAYEHARELHATMDPDPSSPWGVWLDGAYIDVQRAHSLAALGDHHGAAAGFRNAISRLPAGYHRDRGVYLGREAVSLARAGEAEQAASIGLQALAIAKETGSDRISRELAELDAVLDQWRTVPGVNDFKDAMTEAVLRQA, encoded by the coding sequence GTGGGGCAGCGACCGAACGATCTGACACCGCATGCAAGCCCTCAGCACTACCTCGGTGCCGAGATGCGCGCCTGGCGCACACAGCGAGGCTTATCGCTGGGCAAGCTCAGCCGATCGATCCTGTTCAACACCAGCTACATGGCCCGAGTGGAGCGCGGCGGGCAGGCCGCATCCGTCGATCTGGTCCGGGCGTACGACGACGCGCTCGGCGCGAGCGGCTCGCTCGTCCGGCTCCACGTATCGATCCTCGAAGGGGTCAGTGTTGAGGCCCTCCCCACTGGGGATGTGGCCAATCCAGGGCCCCATGTGGCCAACGGTTCTGTGGCCCTGGCTGAGGAAGTGGAGCCTGAGGCACCGTCGGAGGAGGGGATGTCCATCCCCGTACGTTCCGATGACGGAAGGATCATCTTCGTGTCCCTATCTCGAAGGGCTCTGATCGGCGCGCTCGGTGCTGGTGCCGCGATCGCCGCGGCCTCCGACCTCTCAGCAGCAGCGAGCCCCACCCCGCGATCTGATCTCATCGCCTCAGGGGCCGACCCGATCGAGCTGCTCAAAGCAACCCGACGCGTGCTGATCGACAACGACAACCTGTTCGGTCCCCATCGGGTGATACCGACGGTTCAGCAGCAGATCGCCGCCATCAAGGCACTGCGCGCGGATCGCCGTGGCACCGATCGCCGACAGCTCCTCCAACTGCAGACCCAGTACTCCGAGCTGTGCGGCTGGCTCTATCAGGATCTCGGGGACTTCCGCGCCGCTCAGCACTGGATGCGGGAAGCCCTGGAGGCCTCCCACATGGCGGGCGACGGTGAGCTGACCACATACATCCTGGCGCGCCGCAGCCAACTGGCCGGCGACATGAACGATCCGATCGAGGCCGTGGACGTGGCCGAGGCAGCAGAGGACCGAGCGGCGCCGAGGAGCCGCCTAGCCGCGGTGGCCGCTACGTACGGAGCCCACGGTCACGCCCTGCGGAAAGACCCGCTCATGGCACAGCGGGCGTACGAACACGCGCGCGAACTGCACGCAACCATGGACCCGGACCCCAGCTCGCCGTGGGGCGTATGGCTCGACGGCGCGTACATAGACGTGCAACGAGCTCACAGCCTTGCTGCACTCGGGGACCATCACGGAGCAGCCGCAGGCTTCCGGAACGCCATCAGCCGACTGCCCGCCGGCTACCACCGAGACCGCGGGGTCTATCTGGGGCGGGAGGCCGTATCTCTGGCCCGCGCGGGTGAAGCCGAGCAGGCAGCCTCCATCGGACTGCAGGCCCTGGCCATCGCGAAGGAGACCGGGTCCGACCGCATCTCACGCGAGCTGGCCGAGCTCGACGCCGTACTTGATCAATGGCGTACGGTCCCCGGCGTGAACGACTTCAAAGATGCTATGACCGAGGCAGTACTGCGCCAGGCCTGA
- a CDS encoding GntR family transcriptional regulator, translated as MTAKRHEVQMVEWTGKPAYQQVAEQLRRRIAAGEFAESRKLPSLADLQATYGVTVTVARDAIRQLKTDGLAVSHQGKGAFLTAEASEAAKLAGPETAIAELREQVARLQGEVTDLRERVAELEEK; from the coding sequence GTGACTGCTAAGAGACATGAGGTGCAGATGGTCGAGTGGACCGGCAAGCCCGCCTACCAGCAGGTAGCCGAGCAACTGCGGCGGAGGATCGCGGCCGGAGAGTTCGCGGAGTCGCGCAAGCTGCCGTCCCTGGCAGACCTCCAGGCGACGTACGGCGTCACCGTGACCGTGGCTCGCGACGCCATCCGCCAGCTCAAGACGGACGGTCTCGCGGTCAGCCATCAGGGCAAGGGGGCGTTCCTGACCGCCGAAGCCTCCGAGGCCGCCAAGCTCGCCGGCCCCGAGACCGCCATCGCGGAGCTCCGCGAACAGGTCGCGCGGCTCCAGGGTGAGGTCACCGACCTCCGTGAGCGGGTTGCGGAGCTGGAGGAGAAGTAG
- a CDS encoding GGDEF domain-containing protein, protein MSQTLTALSAALPVAAGWSLHSLRLRRRIEAARRDPLTGLLTRDGFAEAARRGLASIRPRAVCLIDLNKFKQINDTYGHAAGDAVIRAVGERLNEWALNNAAVVGRLGGDEFAAVAPAYSENQLTESIGSLIAELEQPVEFGEHSLTVGVAIGSVFFDPRTDQADLAQLLRVADEQMYQAKRGGATWMNAVSRTSERATVNGRRPGRRGTATTGTETAA, encoded by the coding sequence ATGAGCCAGACCCTCACGGCTCTGTCTGCCGCCCTCCCGGTCGCGGCCGGATGGTCCCTGCACAGCCTCCGCTTACGGCGCCGGATCGAAGCCGCCCGTCGCGATCCGCTCACCGGCCTGCTGACCCGTGATGGATTCGCTGAAGCTGCGCGGCGCGGGCTGGCGTCCATCAGGCCGAGGGCGGTGTGCCTGATCGACCTCAACAAGTTCAAGCAGATCAACGACACCTACGGCCACGCCGCTGGAGACGCGGTCATCCGCGCTGTCGGCGAGAGGCTGAACGAATGGGCACTCAACAACGCGGCTGTCGTCGGCCGCTTGGGGGGTGACGAGTTTGCCGCTGTGGCTCCCGCGTACAGCGAGAACCAGCTCACCGAGTCCATCGGCAGCCTGATCGCTGAACTGGAGCAGCCGGTCGAGTTCGGAGAACACTCGCTGACCGTCGGCGTTGCGATCGGTTCAGTCTTCTTCGACCCGCGTACCGACCAGGCAGACCTCGCCCAGCTGCTGCGGGTGGCAGATGAGCAGATGTACCAGGCCAAGCGCGGCGGCGCTACGTGGATGAACGCCGTGAGCCGCACCTCGGAGAGGGCGACGGTTAACGGTCGCCGCCCCGGCCGTCGCGGCACTGCGACCACCGGGACGGAGACGGCCGCATGA